From a region of the Odontesthes bonariensis isolate fOdoBon6 chromosome 4, fOdoBon6.hap1, whole genome shotgun sequence genome:
- the cbx8b gene encoding chromobox protein homolog 8b: MVCREFRVAGTEGKKISAVLAPSKLTVGSTGVNMELSAVGERVFAAESIIKRRIRKGRIEYLVKWKGWSPKYSTWEPEENILDSRLFAAFEQRERERELYGPKKRGPKPKTFLLKAQAKVKSKSYDFRSEAVRGMHITYPTPEPIVTPRAREGLRAVVPTIFPPSTVNRGESVRVRPPELSAREHHRSDGLLHVPKKRGPKPKPRFKDGGCGPSVSEPHKRRAEEQVSPHKLAKLQVNEEMRLVKLAHRHPENHGHSHKHHHHHHYHSQNRSSSYKPLYADRSLHPHRTDLDAHRTKDSSGYVVPAHFKHHSKMSSILSRPAALPQMEKPYFLDRPSPTRLDDNLGEVTWKPCLNNVEKVLVTDVTSNFLTVTIKESSTSKGFFKDKR; this comes from the exons ATGGTCTGTCGGGAATTCAGAGTGGCTGggactgaggggaaaaaaatatctGCCGTGCTAGCGCCCAGCAAGCTAACGGTAGGTAGCACTGGAGTAAACATGGAGCTGTCTGCCGTCGGGGAGAGGGTGTTCGCTGCCGAGTCTATCATCAAACGGAGGATAAGGAAG GGTCGGATTGAGTACCTTGTGAAATGGAAGGGATGGTCTCCCAA ATACAGCACTTGGGAACCGGAGGAGAATATTCTGGACTCCCGCTTGTTCGCCGCTTTTGAGCAGAG GGAGCGTGAAAGGGAGCTCTACGGGCCCAAAAAGAGAGGACCAAAACCCAAGACATTTCTGCTTAAG GCCCAAGCTAAAGTTAAATCCAAGTCCTATGACTTCAGGAGCGAGGCGGTCCGAGGGATGCACATCACCTACCCGACCCCAGAACCGATTGTCACTCCCAGAGCCAGAGAGGGCCTGAGAGCCGTCGTCCCCACCATCTTCCCACCGAGCACGGTCAACCGTGGGGAAAGCGTACGCGTTCGGCCGCCTGAACTGAGCGCTCGTGAACACCATCGTTCAGACGGACTCCTCCACGTGCCCAAAAAGAGAGGGCCGAAGCCGAAGCCCCGCTTTAAGGACGGCGGCTGCGGCCCTTCCGTCTCCGAGCCCCACAAGAGGAGAGCGGAGGAGCAGGTGAGCCCTCACAAACTGGCCAAGCTCCAGGTGAATGAGGAGATGAGGTTGGTCAAGTTGGCCCACAGACATCCTGAGAACCACGGTCACAGTCACAAacaccaccatcaccaccactACCACTCGCAGAACCGCAGCAGCTCCTACAAACCGCTCTACGCCGACCGCAGCCTGcatccacacagaacagacttGGACGCTCACAGGACTAAGGACAGCTCCGGCTACGTGGTGCCTGCGCACTTCAAGCACCACTCCAAAATGAGCAGCATCCTGAGCCGACCGGCCGCGCTGCCGCAGatggaaaagccttactttttgGACAGGCCGTCGCCGACTCGGCTCGACGACAACTTGGGCGAGGTGACGTGGAAGCCCTGCCTCAACAACGTGGAAAAGGTCCTGGTGACGGACGTGACCTCCAACTTCCTGACCGTCACCATCAAAGAGAGCAGCACCTCTAAGGGCTTCTTCAAAGACAAAAGATGA
- the c4h17orf67 gene encoding uncharacterized protein C17orf67 homolog — MKKLVVFLLCLVLMAVSTGANPVIKESFAKQLLRSKRQERPMKAGHPDEPMREHLLHMQALDQRAQETNMENWLNPHCPPRCDRNYGHPV; from the exons ATGAAGAAGCTGGTGGTGTTTTTGCTCTGCCTCGTCCTGATGGCTGTTTCCACAG GTGCCAACCCTGTCATCAAGGAGAGCTTCGCCAAGCAGCTGCTGCGCAGCAAGAGGCAGGAGCGGCCGATGAAGGCCGGCCACCCCGATGAGCCCATGAGG GAGCATCTGCTCCACATGCAGGCTCTGGACCAGAGGGCCCAGGAGACTAACATGGAGAACTGGCTGAATCCTCACTGCCCCCCACGCTGCGACAGGAACTACGGACACCCGGTCTGA